One genomic segment of Chitinophaga sancti includes these proteins:
- a CDS encoding BamA/TamA family outer membrane protein, whose product MKTRLFSCTAVLFFLLCGSLKAQDDKAIVIKDTSIVHKKSFFPLPVLGYSPEKGLEIGAAMLYSFYTDRNDPLLRNSTISLIPALTTNSQYKIELKTDFWTDHNNWHFKSNIRYHDYPLYFYGIGDTTRKADGTLLGNQRYKVLLEGEKRLSGHFYAGLSLQYQHDAYEENENKGIYPGMTLTDKDGGYVTFIGATGIFDNRDNQNFTHTGSWVRLNVAYAPSFLSKHPLWKIDAQAKHFVPISRKSTLGVNGLFNSLQGSSLPFYLLPEMGNDQMMRAYYTGRYRDQNYLAFQAEYRYFLDPKIPINIWFLHMQPKFALAAFGATGAVFNNHDFGVDHFKPAYGMGVRWFYDEGSKLTIRIDYAWGEKRTGEDRQSGLYLSLAEAF is encoded by the coding sequence TTGAAGACACGTTTATTCTCTTGTACGGCTGTACTATTTTTTTTGTTATGTGGATCCCTGAAGGCGCAGGATGATAAAGCCATTGTCATAAAGGATACTTCTATCGTACATAAAAAAAGTTTTTTTCCATTGCCGGTATTGGGATATTCTCCTGAGAAAGGGTTGGAGATTGGGGCTGCAATGCTGTATTCTTTTTATACAGACAGGAATGATCCTTTATTGCGCAACTCCACGATTAGTTTAATTCCTGCATTGACAACCAATAGTCAGTATAAGATAGAATTAAAAACTGATTTCTGGACGGATCATAATAACTGGCATTTCAAAAGTAATATCCGTTATCATGATTATCCATTGTATTTCTATGGAATTGGGGATACCACCCGCAAGGCTGATGGAACCCTGTTAGGAAATCAGCGATATAAAGTATTGCTGGAAGGGGAGAAGCGGCTCAGCGGGCATTTTTATGCAGGGTTGTCTTTGCAGTACCAGCATGATGCTTATGAGGAGAATGAGAATAAGGGGATTTATCCGGGAATGACATTGACGGATAAAGATGGGGGGTATGTGACTTTTATTGGTGCGACGGGGATTTTTGATAACCGGGATAACCAGAATTTTACGCACACGGGTTCCTGGGTGCGTTTGAATGTAGCGTATGCGCCATCGTTTTTGAGTAAACATCCTTTGTGGAAGATAGACGCGCAGGCGAAGCATTTTGTACCGATTTCCCGTAAGAGTACGTTGGGGGTGAATGGGTTATTTAATTCATTGCAGGGTAGTTCGTTGCCATTTTATTTATTGCCTGAGATGGGGAATGATCAGATGATGAGGGCGTATTATACGGGTCGGTACAGGGATCAGAATTACCTGGCATTCCAGGCGGAGTACCGGTATTTTCTGGATCCGAAGATTCCCATCAATATCTGGTTTTTACATATGCAGCCTAAGTTTGCCCTGGCGGCGTTTGGGGCTACGGGAGCGGTGTTTAATAACCATGATTTTGGGGTCGATCATTTTAAGCCGGCTTATGGTATGGGGGTTAGGTGGTTTTATGATGAGGGGTCAAAGCTGACGATACGGATTGATTATGCGTGGGGTGAGAAGCGGACAGGAGAGGACAGGCAGTCGGGTTTGTATTTGTCGCTGGCAGAGGCGTTTTAA